A genomic window from Salvia hispanica cultivar TCC Black 2014 chromosome 5, UniMelb_Shisp_WGS_1.0, whole genome shotgun sequence includes:
- the LOC125189734 gene encoding cell division control protein 48 homolog C-like, whose protein sequence is MRAPSVVFIDEIGAMTSVKKRTLKEVEYRIVDQLMAFMDGRDRPTGPVNDDVSFESSNSTPGYVLVIGATNRPDALDTALRRLFDHEFALGVPDECERFDILSALTRNLKVEVGFDPRKLARSTMGYVAGDLVALAKRAGMLAVHSIMGNGNSEYLKEPRHMVEHEEYYTQPFYDEELENFSITMNHFVQAGKMVQPSAIMKDFFTTLHAKWDDVGGLEALKSEFERHVVKAIKYPRVYEDIKTSVLSSFLLCGPSGCGKTLLVKAVAKEAGANFMHIKARDLLKFGNQCEMVVHNIFSYASTHVPCVLFFDELDLMASCDNVPRWPDFRQLISELSDTELTMEGVLVFGATNRPEIVSHSSLIETQFDRLLYVPLPTPEERGAILKALTRGKPIDPDVDLMALGNDVACESFSGRDLFALVIEASKFAINRPALSVGNRMTIKDADFKSALAKVYPSLSATVLLLEVKNWELQSKKIVVHSSSVMDW, encoded by the exons ATGAGAGCACCATCTGTTGTGTTCATTGATGAAATTGGTGCGATGACTTCTGTAAAGAAAAGGACACTCAAGGAAGTAGAGTATCGCATAGTGGATCAGTTGATGGCTTTTATGGATGGGCGAGACAGACCTACCGGACCAGTAAATGACGATGTTAGTTTTGAAAGTTCTAATAGTACACCTGGCTATGTGCTGGTGATTGGAGCCACCAACAGGCCTGATGCTCTTGACACTGCCTTAAGGCGTTTATTTGATCATGAATTTGCTTTAGGTGTTCCAGATGAATGTGAAAGGTTTGACATTCTGTCAGCTCTAACACGCAATCTTAAGGTTGAAGTTGGTTTTGATCCCAGGAAATTAGCTAGGTCCACTATGGGCTATGTAGCAGGAGATTTGGTAGCTCTAGCAAAAAGGGCTGGTATGCTTGCTGTACATAGTATCATGGGCAATGGAAACTCAGAGTATCTCAAAGAACCGAGGCACATGGTTGAACATGAAGAATATTACACGCAGCCATTTTATGATGAAGAATTGGAAAACTTTAGCATAACCATGAATCACTTTGTG CAAGCTGGAAAGATGGTTCAGCCGTCTGCAATTATGAAAGATTTTTTCACCACACTACATGCAAAGTGGGATGATGTTGGAGGTCTTGAAGCATTGAAATCGGAGTTTGAACGTCATGTAGTTAAAGCGATTAAGTATCCTCGAGTTTATGAG GATATAAAGACGAGTGTCCTAAGCTCCTTTCTCCTTTGTGGTCCTTCTGGCTGTGGAAAGACATTGCTTGTCAAGGCTGTGGCTAAAGAAGCAGGAGCAAATTTCATGCATATCAAG GCCCGTGATCTATTGAAATTTGGCAATCAGTGCGAAATGGTAGTGCATAACATATTCAGTTATGCAAGCACTCACGTCCCATGTGTACTTTTCTTTGATGAG CTGGACTTGATGGCCTCATGTGATAATGTACCACGATGGCCGGACTTTAGACAG CTAATATCAGAGCTGAGTGATACAGAATTAACAATGGAAGGTGTTCTTGTGTTTGGTGCGACAAACAG GCCTGAAATCGTGAGTCATTCTTCACTCATCGAAACACAATTTGATAGGCTTCTGTATGTTCCTCTCCCTACTCCAGAAGAGCGAGGTGCGATATTGAAAGCTCTTACTCGAGGCAAGCCAATAGATCCCGATGTGGACCTGATGGCCCTAGGAAACGACGTGGCCTGTGAAAGTTTTAGTGGCCGTGATCTATTTGCTTTG GTAATAGAAGCTTCTAAGTTCGCCATTAATAGACCAGCATTGTCTGTCGGGAACCGCATGACAATCAAAGATGCAGATTTCAAGAGTGCGTTGGCAAAAGTCTACCCTTCTCTCTCAGCCACGGTGCTGCTACTG gAAGTCAAGAACTGGGAGCTTCAGTCTAAGAAGATTGTTGTTCATAGCAGTTCTGTGATGGACTGGTAG
- the LOC125186722 gene encoding ribulose bisphosphate carboxylase/oxygenase activase, chloroplastic, translating into MALCFQIPPSSIKSQLFSNRKFYTKKPSNFVTICCTHSEGVENATSKQQKKISKQSSWEAEDSEGKDYLYRLGAEADNMNIAVGARAGIIDDLFTGNFLGKDSDIVFDYRQKATRSFEYLQGDYYIAPTFLDKVVVHMTKNFMAHLLNVRVPLILGIWGGKGQGKTFQTELIFRALGVEPIIMSAGELESERAGEPGRLIRERYRTASQVVQNQGKMSCLMINDIDAGLGIFGNTQMTVNNQIVVGSLMNLADNPTRVSIGQGWREADITHRIPIIVTGNDFARIYAPLIRDGRMDKFYWQPTEEDIVNIVSRMYEKDGITKDEVVSIVQEFPNQALDFYGALRSRTYDRSILEWVNDAGGAEDLGTRLLKQKRDGKLPVFTPPQQTLEALLESGYDLIKEQKLIMETKLSKEYLKNMDDEPV; encoded by the exons ATGGCTCTCTGCTTCCAAATTCCCCcttcttcaattaaatcacaGTTGTTTTCCAATCGCAAATTCTACACCAAAAAACCCTCCAATTTTGTCACAATTTGTTGCACCCACAGCGAAGGGGTTGAGAATGCAACCAGCAAACAGCAAAAGAAGATATCCAAACAGTCCTCATGGGAAGCCGAGGACTCTGAAGGCAAAGATTATCTCTACAGACTTGGAGCTGAGGCCGACAACATGAACATCGCCGTTGGAGCTAGGGCTGGCATCATCGATGATCTCTTCACCGGCAATTTCCTCGGCAAAGACT CGGATATTGTGTTTGATTATCGGCAAAAGGCAACGAGGTCTTTCGAGTATCTTCAAGGCGATTATTACATTGCGCCTACTTTCCTG GATAAAGTTG TTGTCCACATGACGAAGAACTTCATGGCTCATCTCCTCAATGTCAGAGTTCCACTAATTTTAG GAATTTGGGGAGGGAAAGGACAaggcaaaacttttcaaacCGAACTTATTTTCCGTGCTTTGGGGGTCGAACCTATCATCATGTCTGCTGGTGAATTGGAATCTGAAAGAGCAG GAGAACCAGGAAGATTGATACGTGAACGGTACAGAACTGCTTCTCAAGTGGTCCAAAACCAA GGGAAAATGAGCTGCTTGATGATTAATGATATTGATGCTGGCCTGGGTATATTTG GTAACACACAAATGACAGTGAACAACCAAATTGTGGTTGGAAGTCTCATGAATTTAGCAGATAATCCTACAAGAGTAAGTATTGGGCAAGGTTGGAGAGAGGCAGATATTACTCACAGGATCCCAATCATCGTCACAGGAAATGATTTTGCAAGAATTTATGCTCCATTGATCCGTGATGGAAGGATGGATAAGTTCTACTG GCAGCCTACAGAAGAAGATATTGtaaatattgttagtagaATGTACGAGAAGGATGGGATAACTAAGGATGAGGTTGTCAGCATCGTGCAAGAATTTCCCAATCAAG CACTGGACTTTTATGGTGCTCTTAGGTCAAGAACATATGACCGCTCAATCCTAGAG TGGGTAAATGATGCTGGAGGTGCTGAAGATCTTGGTACCAGACTTCTGAAACAGAAAAGGGATGGAAAACTACCAGTATTTACGCCTCCACAG CAAACCCTGGAAGCATTACTTGAATCGGGATATGATCTCATTAAAGAGCAGAAGCTAATCATGGAAACCAAGCTTTCCAAGGAATACTTGAAAAACATGGATGATGAGCCAGTTTGA
- the LOC125186721 gene encoding 4-coumarate--CoA ligase 1-like → MEVPTKPEEIIFRSKLPDIYIPKHLPLHSYCFENISKFSTRPCLINGATGDVYTYEEVELSARKVASGLSQLGIQQGETIMLLLPNTPEYVFAFLGASYIGAVSTMANPFFTPAEVIKQARASQAKLVITLACYVDKVRDYAASAGIKVMCADAAPEGCLSFSQLTSADEREMPAVKIHPEDAVALPYSSGTTGLPKGVMLTHKGLVTSVAQQVDGENPNLYVHSEDVMLCVLPLFHIYSLNSVLLCGLRVGAAILLMQKFDIVPFLELIQKYKVTIGPVVPPIVLAIAKSPLVAKYDVSSVRMVMSGAAPLGKELEDSVRTKFPNAQLGQGYGMTEAGPVLSMCLAFAKEPFEIKSGACGTVVRNAEMKIVDPETGVSLGRNQSGEICIRGDQIMKGYLNDPESTKSTIDQDGWLHTGDIGFIDADDELFIVDRLKEIIKYKGFQVAPAEIEALLLNNPFISDAAVVSMQDEQAGEVPVAFVVRSNGSTITEDEIKQFVSKQVIFYKRIYRVFFVDAIPKSPSGKILRKDLRARLAAAV, encoded by the exons TTCCGACGAAACCAGAGGAGATCATATTCCGATCAAAGCTCCCCGACATCTACATCCCAAAGCACCTCCCCTTGCACTCGTACTGCTTCGAGAACATCTCCAAATTCAGCACCCGCCCGTGCCTCATCAACGGAGCCACGGGCGACGTGTACACGTACGAGGAGGTGGAGCTGAGCGCGCGAAAGGTCGCGTCGGGCCTCAGCCAGCTGGGCATCCAGCAGGGCGAGACCATCATGCTCCTCCTCCCCAACACGCCCGAGTACGTCTTCGCCTTCCTCGGCGCGTCCTACATCGGGGCCGTGTCCACCATGGCCAACCCCTTCTTCACCCCGGCCGAGGTCATCAAGCAGGCCCGGGCCTCCCAGGCCAAGCTGGTCATCACCCTGGCTTGCTACGTCGACAAGGTGCGCGACTACGCGGCCTCGGCCGGGATCAAGGTCATGTGCGCGGACGCGGCCCCGGAGGGCTGCCTGAGCTTCTCCCAGCTGACGTCCGCGGACGAGCGGGAGATGCCGGCGGTGAAGATCCACCCGGAGGACGCGGTGGCGCTGCCGTACTCGTCCGGGACCACGGGGCTGCCGAAGGGGGTCATGCTGACGCACAAGGGGCTCGTGACGAGCGTGGCGCAGCAGGTGGACGGGGAGAATCCGAACCTGTACGTGCATAGCGAGGATGTGATGCTGTGCGTGCTGCCGCTGTTTCATATATACTCGCTGAATTCGGTATTGCTGTGCGGGTTGCGGGTCGGGGCGGCGATTTTGCTCATGCAGAAGTTCGATATTGTGCCGTTTTTGGAGCTTATTCAGAAGTATAAAGTGACGATTGGGCCCGTGGTGCCGCCGATAGTCCTGGCGATAGCCAAGAGCCCGCTCGTGGCCAAATACGACGTTTCGTCTGTGAGGATGGTCATGTCCGGCGCCGCTCCGCTCGGGAAGGAGCTTGAGGATTCTGTTAGGACTAAGTTTCCTAATGCACAACTTGGACag GGGTATGGGATGACTGAAGCAGGGCCAGTGCTATCAATGTGCCTAGCTTTTGCAAAGGAGCCATTTGAGATCAAATCAGGGGCATGTGGAACTGTTGTCAGAAATGCTGAAATGAAAATCGTTGATCCTGAAACTGGTGTTTCTCTTGGCCGTAATCAATCTGGAGAAATTTGCATTAGAGGAGACCAGATTATGAAAG GTTATCTGAACGATCCGGAGTCGACAAAGAGCACCATAGACCAAGACGGGTGGCTGCACACGGGTGACATCGGATTCATTGATGCAGATGACGAGCTCTTCATCGTTGATCGGTTGAAggaaatcataaaatacaaaGGGTTCCAAGTTGCCCCAGCTGAAATCGAAGCCCTTCTTCTCAATAATCCATTTATCTCCGACGCTGCAGTTGTCTC AATGCAAGATGAGCAAGCTGGAGAAGTCCCAGTTGCTTTTGTTGTGAGATCGAATGGTTCTACTATCACTGAGGATGAAATCAAGCAGTTTGTTTCGAAACAG GTTATTTTCTACAAGAGAATATATCGtgtgttttttgttgatgcaATTCCCAAGTCTCCATCAGGGAAAATATTGAGAAAGGATTTGAGAGCAAGATTAGCAGCTGCAGTCTAA